Part of the Kamptonema formosum PCC 6407 genome, ACTCCAAGACGCTCGCGCTATACCCCATTTAATTCGCCTATTGCGAGATGGCTGTCCTTTAGTGCGGGTGAGTGCGGCTTATGCCTTGGGGCGCAACCCCAGCCGGGATGCGGTGGAAGCGCTGATCGACCAACTCAACCGTGATTGGAACGGTTATGTCCGCAAAGGCGTGGTTTGGGCCTTGGGAAATTGTCGCGATCGCCGCTCCTTAGCTCCCCTGATTGATGCCCTGAAAACTGATATTTCGGCTGTACGGTTGTGGGCGGCTAGTTCCCTCGGTCAGATGGCGACTGTCGGTTATGATGTAGCGATCGGTGCTGTTCCTCCCTTAATTGAAGCTTTGCGGCGAGACTCTGTAGCGGCGGTGCGGAGTAATTGTGCTTGGGCGATCGGTCAACTGTGCCGGGAATTGCCAAATAATGTGGTTTATGCTGGCGCGATCGATGGTTTGATTGAAGCTTTAGAAGAAGACCAAGATTTTAGCGTGCAAGAAGATGCCAAGTCATCGCTGTTGCGAGTTGGCGATCCGCGCGGGTTACAAATCATTGAAGATTTAGAAATGGATGGCTTGCTGTAGGTATTTGGCGATAGTTTTTACTCCATAAAATCAGGTTCTTTCAGCACAAATAAGTCATAAAGTTACGATACAAATTCATATCATTTTATGAAATGGGATACAACCATTTGCGAAATAATTGTGTGAGGCGGGGCATAATTAAATAGGTGAGCAGGATAACAGTGAGACCTGTGACGATCAGAGTTTTGAGCAATGCAGGAAGTCCGGCTAGTAGCGGTACCAGCAAACGATTGAGAATAGAAATCGTAAAAAACACTCCCAACCATGTCACTAAAGCCATTTTGTAGCGAGGGGGTGGAGCCTTCATCGACCTGTTAGGGAGCGTAAACCAAGTTTCTAATCCGGTCAGGGTTTGAATATCTTCTGGCTTTTCAATCAACGGTTGCAATTGCTCAATCCATTTTCGGCGAACATCCGATTCTAGCCAAGTTTTGAGATTGTCGTAACAATCGAACTTGAGAATCACCACGTACTCAGGATGAGCGTGATGCTGTGGTCGAATAGTGCTTACACCCAGATGTCCCTTGAATTTTCGTGCATCAGCGGCGATGCCATGAAACCATGCTTCGTAACCTTGCTCGCGCCCCGGTTTCACTACATGAGAGATGATAGCGGTGACTAGATAGTTTTCTTCACTTATATCGATCGCCAACGGTTCTTCGTACATAAAATTTAAAGACTTGCAATCATTGACTAAGAACGATTAAAAACACACTCTACATAATTTACAACGAAGTAGTTGTCACCGCTACGTTTCAAGTACAGGACTTATTAATGGATGATTTTCCTGCTCTCATCCTACCTTTTTCTGTTCCCAGTTTGCTTGCTGTTTAACTTTTTCTCTCCCGCTCAGTGACAAAAGAGGGATTACTTTGCACGCGATCGCTCAATTAATTGTTGTAACCTCGGATCGAGGTCAGCGATCGCTCCCAAGTTGAGACAAAAAACATTCTCAAGGGTAGCGCGTAACTCTGTAACCGTTGAAAGGACGCGATGTTCGGTTCTACCGTCCAAATAATGCACAGTAAACTGATTATTCCACAAGGCATAACGACAAGTTGAATCCGGTTTTGCAGCCATCAAGTTAGTAACAAAAATCGAGCCGGGATGAGTTGAAACATACCAATTACTCACCTCATAATCGGGTAATTCTTGCTCGTAAAGATCGAATCTATAAAGGGATTTCCACTCCTGCTTGATATATGCTTGCATGACGTAGCTGCGCTCCGTTGCCATCAATCGAAATGATTCATGGGATGTAGCTTGTTCAATATCCGGGGTCAAAGCAAGCGGCGTGGTGAGCGTTAATCCTCCGAATCCCACATCTGCAATGTATGGCTCTCCATCAATATTGACCAACAGCACCATATGACTGCGAGGTGCGATCGTCCCTTCTGGCAAATTCCACAGCACGCGGGCTGCTAGATTCTTTACCTGAAAGCCAAGAGCAAGCAAAACAGCCCGCAACAGTGAATTTTGCTCAAAACAATAGCCGCCCCGTCCCTCATTGATTAGTTTTTGTTGCAAGGAGGCTAAATCCAGCAAAACAGGTTGTTTCAAAAGTGAATTGAGGTTTTCAAAGGCGATCGTTTGGGAATGTCTTTGATGAATTGCCTGTAACGTTGTCAGCTTGGGCGAGCAGTCGCCACTATAGCCAATTCGCTGAAAATAGGCATCAAGGTCGATTTCAGTCAGTCGTTGTTGCAATTGCATATTTTATTACGCTCGGAGTCAATACTGAGTTTCTTCATAGGGAATAATTAATCATTATGTATCCAACGTTCCAAAAGGTTTAGCATCGGAGAAATCATAGATTTCGATAGCTCCTTCACGTCGAATCATCCGCTTCCCCAGACGCGGAAACTCTGCAATTTCTACATCCAGATTTTCGCCTCCTGTTAAATACACCAAATCCTCATCCCCGATATTTCTAAGATGATGAGCAACCGAAGGTGTGGGAAATCCCATAAAATCTCCTGGGTTAACTTCAAATTCTTCTTCACCAATCTCTGCAACGCCGTACCCCGATAGAATGTAAATCCATTCTTCCTCGCGATGGTGAGAATGATAGATGAAAGATTCTTTGCCAGGTGGAACTCTGATAAAATTGACTCCTGTACGTTTTAGGCCAACAGCTTTTCCTAACTGAGTTCCCGATAGTTCAGAATTGGCATTCCAGGGGTGGGAAAAGGGTTGCAGATTCGCAGCAATCTGTTCGGCGCGTAAAAGCAATGGGTGTCGATCTACCATAGGGTCATCCTCCAAAAACTAACTGTTCCAGTCAACTCGCAAGCTGGTATGTACCACCCGGTTTTAATGCCTGTTGGTAGGCTAGGCGAGAATGGATGCGATCGCAAAACTCTATTAGCCTTGGACGACTGGCATCCAATCCGCCTCGTGCAACCGCTACCTCGATAGGAAAGCTCATCTGAATATCAGCATTTGATCTAAATATATACATTTTAGGGGAAACGATTTATATCTAACTATCTGATTCCTGTGCTAATGTCAAAATCCCAGGCGATCGCTGCTATCTTTGCTCCTAGCTAATCTCAATGACTTCTAGTTCTGAATAATCCTGCTACCAGCAAAACAATTCCTGTGAGGAAAAGGTAGACACTTTGAAGGAGAAAGCGATCGGCAGCAATTCGTCTATAGGTGTTGGTGATTGTCACATCAATACCGCCTCTGCCAAGTTTGCCAAAAAATGTACTGAGACTACTTTCAACTTGGGAAGGAAGAAAGGAGATGCTGATAAAAGCGATCGCCATCAGTGCGATACCAACGCCTATTAAGCTCAAATTAGAAGAAAAACGTCGCCACATACTCCAATTAATTTTTGATGATATTAAAGTAATTCGATGTTTTAAATTTTATCAACCAAAGCAACTTTGTCAAAGCTGGAAGATGAATCGATCCTTTGGGATTCACTTACGTTCCTAATTTTGCGACAAAAGGCGCTACAGCGACAGTGCGGTTTTTGCCTTCAGGCGATCGCACCACCAATATCTCCAGACTTGCTACTCTAGATAATAATTAGACAAAAGCAGTCCTAAGCAATTATGAGCAGTACAGTTACATCCCCCCAACCTAACCTCAACCAGCAGCGGCCACTCTCAACAGCATCCCCCGACACATCCACATCCCTGCTCGGTGACTTCATTCAAGAAACACTAGCCTTAACCCGGCGACTGTTCATTCAGTTACAGCGGCGGCCCTCAACGCTAATTGCAGGTATTATTCAGCCCTTGATGTGGTTAGTATTGTTCGGAGCCCTATTTCAAAATGCACCCGCTGGCTTATTTGGCGAAAGTCAGAATTACGGGCAATTTCTCGGTGCAGGCGTAATCGTCTTCACCGCCTTTGCTGGTGCCCTAAATGCTGGTTTACCAGTGATGTTTGACCGCGAATTTGGCTTCCTCAACCGTTTATTAGTTGCGCCTCTAGCTTCTAGGTTTTCAATTGTTTTAGCCTCAGCGATCTTCATCGTTACCCTCAGCTTCATCCAAACCGGGGCAATTGTAGCAGCGGGTGCATTTTTGGGCGCGGGACTACCAGGATTCGCAGGATTAATGGCGATCGCATTGATTATTTTCCTCTTAGTCTTAGGCGTGACAGGCATCAGCTTAGGCTTAACCTTCGCTTTACCTGGCCACGTCGAACTCATCGCCGTAATCTTTGTCACCAATTTGCCTTTATTATTTGCCAGTACAGCCCTCGCACCGCTGTCCTTCATGCCTCACTGGTTGCAAGTTGTCGTCACCCTTAACCCTCTAAGTTATGCGATCGAACCCATTCGCTACCTGTATCTTCACAGCAATTGGTCATTAGCTAGTGTAGTTATGCAAGCACCTTGGGGCGATGTTACTTTTGGCGGTGCATTGTTAGTATTGCTAGCTTTTGATGTTGTGGCGCTATTAGGAATTCAGCCCTTATTGCGTCGTCGCTTTGCGTAATCACAACTTATAGCAACCGCTGAAAGCGGTTGCTATATTTTTAATTCTTAATTCCCGTCGCTGCAATACCTCGAATAAACTGTTTTTGACCGATTAAAAATAACACCACCACAGGCAAAGTGGCAATAACAACCGCTGCCATTAATAAAGGCCAACTGCTGGTAAACTGTTCCTGAAACTCAGCCAAAACTAATTGCACAGTCCTTAACTCCGGCCTCGTCGTAAACACCAACGGCTTAAACAAATCGTTCCACTCGCCGATAAAAGCAAACAAAAATAGCGTCACCAAAGCGGGACGCGCCAAAGGTAACATCACCAACCACAAAACTTGCCAGCGATTTGCCCCATCCAAAGCCGCCGCCTCCTCCAACTCCACCGGAATCGAGCTAAAATACTGGCGCATCAAGAAAATCCCAAATCCACTCGCCGCCGTCGGTAAAATCAGAGCCCCGTAAGTATTGAGTAGGTGGCCCCACTTCAAAACCAGGAAGATAGGAATCGCCAATAGCTGAAACGGAATCACCAGCGTTGCCAAAACCACCAAAAGCAAAGCCCCACGCCCTCGGAACTGCAACCGGGCTAAAGCGTAACCAGCTAAAGCCGACGTAACCACCTGACACCCTGTCACCGCCAGTGCCACTAAAGTAGAATTAATAAAAGCCAGTAAAAAGTTTCCCCTACGCCAAGCTTCAAGATAATTAGCTAGAGTTAGATCAGTTGCTTTGATAGAAACTGGGGTGAATGATGTAACAACTACAACAGCAAGGGGGATCAGCACCACAGCGGCCCCAACCAACAAAAAAAACCAAATGAGCATTTCTCCTGCCCTGGATGTCTGAAATTGTTTAGCCATAAATGCTCTAAGTGAGGTAGAATGCCGATTTTTTCACGCTTTGAGCCTCTGTAGCTTCGCGGAGTCCAACAAAACTGGTAAATTGTTCGTTTAAATAGGTAAAGTAAACTATAAGCTAAGTTAAGTAAAATAACTTTACCTTTGACCCCAGTTCCAAAGCTCTATTTAAGTATTTACTCTTTTGTGATGAGGAGACGACAGACCTATGCAGCAGCTTGAGGCCAGCCCAGCAATCGACTTTGAAACGGCAACCTACAAAGATGCCTACAGCCGGATTAACGCCATTGTGATCGAAGGCGAACAGGAGGCTTATGACAACTACATCAGACTGGGCGAAATGCTGCCTGACCAAAAGGATGTGCTGATTGCGTTGTCTAAGATGGAAAACCGACACATGAAAGGGTTCCAAGCTTGCGGCCGCAATCTTAAGGTAACGCCAGACATGGAATTTGCCAAGGATTTCTTTGCGGCACTGCACAGCAATTTCCAAGAAGCAGCGGCAGCAGGTAAGGTGGTGACTTGTTTGGTGATTCAAGCGCTGATTATCGAGTGCTTCGCGATCGCAGCTTACAATATTTACATCCCCGTTGCCGATGACTTCGCTCGAAAAATCACCGAAGGGGTAGTTAAAGATGAGTACAACCACCTCAACTTTGGCGAAGAATGGCTCAAAGCCCACTTTGAGGAATCCAAAGCTGAAGTCGATACAGCTAACCGCCAA contains:
- a CDS encoding HEAT repeat domain-containing protein, which produces MDDDDYLSAINTDAELESPLDRLEESEPPQPDPEEMLPLLESPEAQQRMIAARAFCELQDARAIPHLIRLLRDGCPLVRVSAAYALGRNPSRDAVEALIDQLNRDWNGYVRKGVVWALGNCRDRRSLAPLIDALKTDISAVRLWAASSLGQMATVGYDVAIGAVPPLIEALRRDSVAAVRSNCAWAIGQLCRELPNNVVYAGAIDGLIEALEEDQDFSVQEDAKSSLLRVGDPRGLQIIEDLEMDGLL
- a CDS encoding arylamine N-acetyltransferase family protein; this encodes MQLQQRLTEIDLDAYFQRIGYSGDCSPKLTTLQAIHQRHSQTIAFENLNSLLKQPVLLDLASLQQKLINEGRGGYCFEQNSLLRAVLLALGFQVKNLAARVLWNLPEGTIAPRSHMVLLVNIDGEPYIADVGFGGLTLTTPLALTPDIEQATSHESFRLMATERSYVMQAYIKQEWKSLYRFDLYEQELPDYEVSNWYVSTHPGSIFVTNLMAAKPDSTCRYALWNNQFTVHYLDGRTEHRVLSTVTELRATLENVFCLNLGAIADLDPRLQQLIERSRAK
- a CDS encoding cupin domain-containing protein; this translates as MVDRHPLLLRAEQIAANLQPFSHPWNANSELSGTQLGKAVGLKRTGVNFIRVPPGKESFIYHSHHREEEWIYILSGYGVAEIGEEEFEVNPGDFMGFPTPSVAHHLRNIGDEDLVYLTGGENLDVEIAEFPRLGKRMIRREGAIEIYDFSDAKPFGTLDT
- a CDS encoding glutathione S-transferase family protein; translated protein: MSFPIEVAVARGGLDASRPRLIEFCDRIHSRLAYQQALKPGGTYQLAS
- a CDS encoding ABC transporter permease, with the protein product MSSTVTSPQPNLNQQRPLSTASPDTSTSLLGDFIQETLALTRRLFIQLQRRPSTLIAGIIQPLMWLVLFGALFQNAPAGLFGESQNYGQFLGAGVIVFTAFAGALNAGLPVMFDREFGFLNRLLVAPLASRFSIVLASAIFIVTLSFIQTGAIVAAGAFLGAGLPGFAGLMAIALIIFLLVLGVTGISLGLTFALPGHVELIAVIFVTNLPLLFASTALAPLSFMPHWLQVVVTLNPLSYAIEPIRYLYLHSNWSLASVVMQAPWGDVTFGGALLVLLAFDVVALLGIQPLLRRRFA
- a CDS encoding carbohydrate ABC transporter permease — its product is MAKQFQTSRAGEMLIWFFLLVGAAVVLIPLAVVVVTSFTPVSIKATDLTLANYLEAWRRGNFLLAFINSTLVALAVTGCQVVTSALAGYALARLQFRGRGALLLVVLATLVIPFQLLAIPIFLVLKWGHLLNTYGALILPTAASGFGIFLMRQYFSSIPVELEEAAALDGANRWQVLWLVMLPLARPALVTLFLFAFIGEWNDLFKPLVFTTRPELRTVQLVLAEFQEQFTSSWPLLMAAVVIATLPVVVLFLIGQKQFIRGIAATGIKN
- a CDS encoding aldehyde oxygenase (deformylating), with translation MQQLEASPAIDFETATYKDAYSRINAIVIEGEQEAYDNYIRLGEMLPDQKDVLIALSKMENRHMKGFQACGRNLKVTPDMEFAKDFFAALHSNFQEAAAAGKVVTCLVIQALIIECFAIAAYNIYIPVADDFARKITEGVVKDEYNHLNFGEEWLKAHFEESKAEVDTANRQNLPIVWRMLNQVEDDARVLGMEKDALVEDFMIAYGEALSNIGFTTRDIMRMSAYGLTAA